The genomic DNA CGTGTCGAGCTTACGGTTGCCCCGGTCAATCCCCAATCCCGTGGACGCGTTGCCTTGCGGATCCAGATCGATGATCAAGACCTTTTGTTTCACAGCGGCTAAGGCGGTGGCCAGATTGATGGCCGTTGTGGTTTTGCCCACCCCGCCCTTCTGGTTCGCAACCGCGATGATGCGCGGGCCTTTTTCGGGTTCGGGCATGTTCATGATGTCCCCTACGGTGGTGGTTGGCAAATCTGACCAGTTGCTCATGACGGTATCCACTCTTGCTCGACGGCGCGGCCTAGTGTTTTGGCCGACAGTCTGAAATCTCTAGAATCATGCCCGCCGAGTCGGATCGGCTAGGGTGACGATGAACCTGCATATTCCAGTCTTTTTGGGCTGCGGTCAATTCGTCCTGCCAGCGCCGACCCTTTAAAAACAGGTATATCCCTGTGGATAAGCTGTGCATGTCGGCAAAGCTCAGAAGTTTGTCCAAGGGAGCCAAGGCGCGTGACGTCACAATATCGGCCTCAAGGTTTTCGACCTTTTCGATGCGCTCCGTATGGATGGTGACGCTCAAACCCGCAGCCCGCTTGACTTCGCGCATGAACGCACATTTGCGCTGGTCGCTCTCAATGAGATGTATGTCCAAACGCGGCTTCAGACAAGCCAGCACCAAAGCGGGAAAACCAGCGCCGCTGCCGAAATCCACAACTTTTTTTCCATCCGCGATTAAGGGGGCCAATTGGGCACTGTCCAACATATGACGGCGCCACAGATCCGGGACAGTATCTGGGCCCACCAGATTTATTTTCTGCTGCCACTTCACTAAAAGGTCCGCATAGATCTGCAGACGCTCCATCACCTCGTCATCGAGGTCGAACGCCTGCTTCACATCGGTTGCGGTTAGCCCTTTTTCCGTCATCAGAGACCCTTTCGATGGGCGAATGTTTCACGTGAAACATTCCCCGTTCAGAACCACAGACGGATAGCCTAGCTTTCCATGGTAAATGAATGGTTAATCGCGTTATGCGGACTTTTGTTTAGATTGTTTGCGCACGTGGGACAACAACAGCGTCAAAGCCGACGGCGTCACCCCGGAGATCCGGGCGGCTTGACCCAAAGTGGTCGGCCGCACGGCTTGGAGCTTGGCGCGGACTTCATTGGACAACCCGGTGATGGCTGCGTAGTCCAGATTGGCGTCCAGTCGCAAGGCTTCATCTTTGCGAAACGCGTGCACGTCCGCTTCTTGTCTGACCAAATATCCAGAATAGCTGGCTTCGATGTCCGCCTGCTCACGGACTTTGCCTTGGATATCCACCAATTCCGGCCAGACACCGATCAAATCATCCCACGTGATGTTGGGATAAGCGAGCAACTGTTTGGCACTGCGCCGCTGGCCGTCTTGATTAATTTTCAAGCCATGTTTAGACAATGCAGCCGGTGTGGCCTTGAGGTTTTTAATGGTGTGCAAAGCAGCCTGAACTTGGGCTTCTTTCGCGCGAAACACATCGAGACGGTTTCGAGCGACACACCCCACAGCCCCGCCCCGCTCCGTCAAACGGCGATCCGCATTATCGGCACGCAACCGCAAACGATACTCAGCGCGCGACGTGAACATGCGATAAGGCTCTTGCGTGCCCAAGGTCACCAGATCGTCAATCATCACGCCGATGTAGGCTTCTGATCGATCCAGGATAAACGGCTCTTCCCCGCCGCTGGCCCGAATGGCCGCATTGACCCCGGCCATAAGACCCTGGGCGGCAGCTTCTTCATAACCCGTGGTGCCGTTAATCTGCCCCGCCAAAAACAAGCGCGGAACTTTGCGCGTTTCCAAGGACGGATTCAATTCACGCGGATCAACAAAATCATATTCAATGGCGTAGCCGGGCTGGAGCATCCGGGTTTTTTCCAAACCGGGAATGGTTTTCAACAAAGCCAGCTGCACGTCTTTGGGCAGAGATGTTGAAATGCCATTGGGATAAACCGTAGGATCGTCGTAACCCTCGGGCTCCAAGAAAATCTGATGGCTGGTGCGTTCGGCAAAACGCACAATTTTGTCTTCGATAGACGGACAATAGCGCGGACCCGTACTCTCGATCTGCCCAGAATACATGGGCGAGCGCTCCAGGTTGGCCTGAAGAATGGCATGCCCTTGCGGCGTCGTTTGGGTGACATAACACGCGATCTGGCGCTGCTCGATCTTGTCATTCAAGAACGAAAACGGTTCCGGCGCTTCATCTCCAGGCTGCGGTTTGAGCCCCGCCCAATCAATGGTGTCGCCGTCCAAGCGCGGCGGCGTCCCGGTTTTCAGACGACCTGTGGTCAACCCCACCCGGCGCAAGGTATACGCCAAGCCCACGGCACGCGGATCGCCCACACGTCCTGCCGGAAAAGTCTGTTCGCCCAAATGAATCAGGCCGCGCAAAAATGTGCCTGTGGTCAGAACCACGGCGCCAACTTTCAAATTGGTGCCATCGTCCAAGACCAGGTTGGTCACGGCGCCGCTGCGGTTTAGTTTGATATCTTCGACAGCCCCTTCCCAGATGGACAAACCGTCTTGTTCCGCCAAAAGATCTTGAACCGCTTGGCGATACAGCTTGCGGTCGGCTTGAGCCCGGGGCCCCCGGACCGCTGGACCCTTGGAGCGATTGAGCATACGGAATTGTATGCCGCCCCGGTCAATGGCCCGGCCCATGATCCCGTCCAGGGCGTCGACCTCTTTGACCAACTGACCCTTCGCCAATCCGCCGATGGCCGGATTGCAGGACATTTCACCGATGGTGGAAATCTTGTGCGTGATCAGAACCGTAGACGCACCCATGCGCGCGGCGGCAGCGGCGGCCTCCGCGCCCGCGTGTCCGCCGCCGATGACGGCGACATCATATGTGCGTTGGTTCTGGTTCTTCATGGCGCGGAACTTATGGACGCGCGCCGCCCGGGTCAAGGACTATCGCGCCAAACCCGGTCACGAGCGCGTGAAATGTTTCACGTGAAACATTGCGGCTTTGAAACAGGGCTTATAGGCCAAGGGATACAGAGGGGCGTTAAGGCCTTGTTTACTCCTTATTTTCCGTCATTTTCCAATACAGAAATCATGGAAAATCACGTCGAGCAAATCTTCGACGTCCACCCGGCCGGTGATGCGCCCCAGCTCCCGCGCCGCCAGACGCAAATCTTCTGCTTCCAACTCGGCGCCCAAATGATCCGGATTATCGCGCAGAATAAATCGGTCCAAAGCCTCCAGGGTCCGTTGCAGAGCTTCGGTATGACGCAGACGCGTTGGCGCCGGGCCATCGGATTGAGTGCGGCACTTGTCGGCGACCAAATCCGTCAATCGGGCCAACAGGGCGTCCATCCCCTGCCCGGTCTTCACAGACAACGGCCAGACCGGGTGATCATCAATGGTCTCCGGCACACTTTCGCCCGCCAGCTCGGCCTTGTTCACCGCGACCAAAGTGTCTGTTTCCAACAAGCCCCGGGTGACAGGATCCAGGTCCGGCAAAGACGTTCCGTCAAAAACCGCGAGCTTAATGTCCGCCGTGTCCGCCCAGCCCTTGGCCCGGCGCACACCTTCTTGTTCAATGACATCGCCCGTTTCACGCAAACCGGCCGTGTCGGCCACTAACAAGGGATAACCGCCCAAGTTCAAATGCACCTCAACCACGTCACGCGTGGTCCCGGCAATGTCCGACACAATGGCCGCTTCGCGCTGGGCCAAAGCGTTCATCAGTGAAGACTTCCCGGCGTTGGGGGGGCCGATGATGGCAAGGCGCACGCCTGTGCGCAGCCGCTCCCCTCGCCGTCCGTCTTGAAGATGCCCAGAAATGGCCGCACGCAAATCTTTGACACTGTCGACCACCGCCAGATGCAAATCTTCAGGCAATTCTTCATCGCTGAAATCCAGCTCGGCCTCAAAGTGCGCCATGGCGCGGACCAATTGATCGCGCCAGCCGTCATAGATGGCACCCAGTTCCCCTTCCGATTGGCGCAGCGCCTGTTTGCGCTGGGCCTCGGTTTCAGCTTCTATCAGATCGGCGAGGCCTTCCACCTGGGTCAAATCCAGCTTGGCGTTCTCAAAAGCCCGGCGGGTAAACTCCCCCGGTTCCGCCAAACGTAGACCTTCCATGTGGGAGAGCGCGCTCAACACACCATCGATAACCGCCAAGCCGCCATGGACGTGCAACTCGACGACATCTTCTCCGGTAAAACTCGCCGGGCCCGGAAACCATAACACCAAGGCATCGTCCAAGGTTTCTCCCGTCTGGGGATCGGACAAACGCCAGAGTTTCGCCAAGCGAGGCTGGGGCATAGGTTTTTGAGACAGAGCTTGCAAAGCCGGGGCCGCCTGCTTCCCGGAAACCCGAATGACCCCAACGCCGGAACGCCCGGCACCGCTGGCCAGCGCATAAATCGTATCCGCCCCGCCCATCATGGCCACTTGGGCCCGTCTGCGGGTTTCAAAATTAAGCGCTCGACCGGGGTTCCGTTTTGCAGGTGTTCGGCCAAAATGGCGTCCACGTCTGCAAAAGTTTCCATCTTGTACCAAATCCCTTCGGGATAAATCACCACCACCGGGCCCAGTTCACAACGGTCCAAACAACCTGCGGAATTCACCCGCACCCGGTCCAGGCCCAATTCTTTGGCGCGCACTTTCATATAATTGCGCAGCTTCACGCCATTGTTCTGAGCGCACGATCCGCGCGGATGGCCTTCGGGGCGTTCATTGGTGCAACAAAAGACATGAAGGCGGAAATAGGGGTCCGGTGTGCTCATGGTTAATTTTCTCTAAACAGCCTTAAGCCTTATGAATTTTGGGGTTGTTATGTCCCCCGCTAAACCCAACGTAAGCATATGCGGCACTTTTCGCAACGCCGGAGCTTATAGGCCTCGGCACACCTATTTTAGACGCCTATTTTTCACACCCCCTTTTCTATTCAAAGGCCCAAAGCATGCCCCAAAAGAAATCGGCGCCCAAAAACCGCCTTGCGTTGGAAACCAGCCCCTACCTTTTGCAACACCAAGACAACCCTGTGGATTGGTTCCCCTGGGGAGAAGAAGCGTTGGAGTTATCGAAAAAAACAGGCAAACCCATTTTATTGTCCATTGGCTATTCTGCCTGTCATTGGTGCCACGTGATGGCACATGAAAGTTTTGAAAACGCGGAAATCGCAGAACTGATGAACGATCTCTACATCAACGTCAAAGTCGACCGCGAAGAACGGCCCGACTTGGATGTGATTTATCAGTCCGCCCTGGCCTTGATGCGCCAACCGGGCGGGTGGCCGCTCACCATGTTTTTAACCCCTGAAGGCGAACCCTTTTGGGGTGGCACCTACTTTCCACCCGAACCGCGCTATGGCCGCCCCGGTTTTGGTGAAGTGCTGAGCGGCATCGCCGGGGCCTGGGAAGAAAACCGCGATCAAGTCACCAGTAATGTTGCCGTCATCCGCGAAGCATTGGTGGCCCTGTCCGATTCACGTCCGGGCGAAGAAGTCTCCATCGAACTGCTAGACGAAATCGCAGGCTCAACGTTGCGCGCCATCGACCCGATGATGGGCGGCTTTCGCGGTGCGCCGAAGTTCCCCCAAGTCCCGATCCTCAATTTGTTGTGGCGTGCATGGCAGCGCACCGGGCTGCAAGTCTACAAAGACGCCGTCACAAACACCTTGGACCACATGTGCCAAGGCGGCATCTTTGATCACATCGGCGGCGGCTTTGCGCGCTATTCCACCGATGAAAACTGGCTGGTACCGCACTTTGAAAAGATGCTCTACGACAACGCCCAGCTGGTGGAATTGATGAGCCTGGTATGGGCCGAAACCAAATCGCCCCTATATAAAACCCGGATCGGTGAGACCTTGGATTGGGTTCTGCGCGACATGTGTGTGGATCATCCCGACGGCGGCTTCGCCTTCGCCACGGCGCTCGACGCCGACACGGAAGGCAAAGAAGGCACGTTTTATACCTGGACCTTAGAAGAGATCGACGAGCGACTGGGCGAACTGGCGTTGGAGTTCAAACGCAATTACACCGTCACCGAACGCGGCAATTGGGAAGACGGCGGCAAAGGCGCCAACGTCATTGCGCGCTCCTCCCCCTACCCGCTCAACCCGGTTCATGAAGCAGCCCTGGAAAAGGCGTTGGATCAGTTGTTCGACGCCCGCGAAGACCGCGCCCAGCCCGGACGCGACGACAAGGTCTTAGCCGACGTCAATGGTCTGATGATCCAAGCCTTAGCCCGCGCCGGAAGCATCTTTGACAACGACGCCTGGGTCGAAGCTGCGGAAACCGCCTTTGGCTTCGTCTCCAAATACATGGTCAGCAATGGACGCCTGTCCCGCAGCTGGGCCGGTGGCGAAGCGCGGCACAATGCGGTGCTGGACGACTGCGCCCAAATGGCCCGGGCGGCTTTGACGCTCTATGAAGCGACAGGGCTTGCTACGTATCTGGCGCAAGGGGAAGCCTGGACCCACCAAGCCAGCGATTTATTTTGGTGTGCGGACGACGGCGGGTATTGCTTAAGTGCGCGCGACGTCACCGATGTCATCACCCGCACCCGCCAATGTGCCTGCAACGCCCAACCCAGCGGCAACGGCACCATGGCCGATGTGTTGGCCAGGCTCTATCTCATCACCGGCAACGACGATTACCGCGAACGCGCCGAAGACGTCATCAACGCCTTCCCCGCCGAAAGCCCAGACAGCATTTCCAATATGCCCACCTTGATGAACGCATATGAGTTGTTGAGTTCAGGCACCCAAGTTATCATCGCCGCGTCCAACGGGGATGCGCGGCCCATGGTCGAAGCCGTCCATCGCGGGGCGCGCGGCCCCTTTGTTTTGGTGCGCACCGATGGGCAAGAACCCTTCGACCCCAGCCACGTTGCGTTCGGTAAAACATTGGTCGATGGCAAAGCCGCAGCCTATGTCTGTCGCGCCGGAACCTGCAGTGCCCCCGTCGCCAATCCCGACGACTTGCGGAGCACTTTAAAAGACCTGTAAGCTCCAGCCCATGGATTCACTTTGCCTCAAAAGCCCGCTGGGCGACTTAACCGTGTTTGAAGTTGAAGGACAAATCGTCGCGCTCGACTGGGGGCACGGTTTGGACACGCCGCGCAAAACGGACAACCCTGTTCTCAACCGCGTGGCTGCCGCATTGCAGCTGTATTTCAAATCCGGAAAAGAAAGCTTTCGCACTCTGCCCTTAGATCCCGGCGGCACAGAGCACCAGCGCGCCGTTTGGAAAGCAATGCAAGCTATTGAGGCGGGGGAGACCAAAACTTATGGCGCCATCGCGAAAGAGATTAACTCTTCGTCCCAAGCAGTCGGCATGGCCTGCGGCGCAAACCCCATGCCTATATTGATCCCGTGTCACCGCGTTGTGGCGCAAAACGGACTGGGTGGCTACAGCGCAGATGGTGGCGTAGAAACCAAAGCAACACTGTTAAGACTGGAAGGAGCCCGGCTATGATGGGCAAAGCGGTGCAAGTACACGAATACGGTGGACCCGAAGTCATGAAGCTGGAGATGGTCGACGTCCCCAACCCCGGCCCCGGTGAAGTGCAAATTCGTCACACGGCCATCGGGCTGAACTTCATCGACGTCTATATGCGCACGGGTCTCTACCCCCTACCCCAATTGCCCAGCGGTTTGGGGCTGGAAGGTTCAGGCTTCATCGCCGATGTGGGCGAAGGGGTCCAAGGCTTTGACGTCGGCGATCGTGTGGCCTATGCCACACCGCCTGTTGGGGCGTATGCGGAGCTGCGCAACGTCTCACCGGAAAAACTGGTTAAGCTGCCCGACGCCATCGACGACAAAACGGCGGCGGCGATGATGCTTCAGGGTATGACCGCACAATATCTGTTGCGTCAAACCTACGAAGTCAAACCGGGCGACACCATTTTGATGCATGCTGCGGCCGGCGGGGTCGGTTTAATCGTGTGTCAGTGGGCCAAACATTTGGGTGCAACGGTGATCGGCACCGTGGGCTCACCTGAAAAGGCCGAGCTTGCCAAAGCACACGGATGCAATCACACCATTTTGTACCGGGATGAAAATTTCAAAGACCGGGTGCAAGACATCACCGACGGCGCTGGGGTCGAAGTGGTCTATGATTCCATCGGCAAAGACACCTTCATGGGCGGGCTAGAATGTTTGAAGCCCCGCGGCATGATGGTCACTTACGGCAATGCGTCGGGACCGGTGGATGAGTTTTCACCCGCCATCTTAGGACCCTTAGGATCGCTCTATGTAACCCGCCCTACCCTGTTTTCTTATACCCATGACACCGCCAGCACCAACGCCATGGCAAACGAGCTGTTCGACGTGGTGCAATCGGGCAAGGTAAAAATCGAAATTCATCAAGAATATTTGCTCAGCGATATTGCGAAGGCGCACGAAGATTTAGAAGCGCGCAAGACCACAGGTTCGACCGTCATCTTGCCGATGTAAGGTGTCACTGTTATCCAAAAAAAACCCCCGGCCAATCCGACCGGGGGTTTTTAAGCAAAGATTTCGTTGAGGCTTAGGTGTTCATGGTCTCGAAGAAATCGTCGTTGTTTTTGGTTTCGCGCATTTTGCTCATCAAGAACTCCATGGCGTCCGTGACACCCATGGGCATCAAGATGCGACGCAACACCCACATTTTCGACAACGTGCCTTTGTCCACCAGCAATTCTTCTTTCCGTGTACCGGACTTGGTGATGTCGATGGCCGGGAAGATGCGTTTGTCGGACACTTTGCGGTCCAAGATAATTTCCGAGTTACCCGTGCCTTTAAATTCTTCGAAGATCACTTCATCCATGCGCGAACCTGTGTCGATCAAAGCTGTGGCGATGATGGTCATGGAACCGCCCTCTTCGATGTTACGCGCCGCACCGAAGAAACGTTTCGGGCGTTGCAAGGCGTTGGCGTCCACACCACCGGTGAGCACTTTGCCAGAGCTCGGCACCACGGTGTTGTACGCACGGGCCAGACGGGTGATGGAGTCCAACAAGATAATCACGTCGCGTTTGTGCTCGACCAGACGCTTGGCCTTTTGAATGACCATTTCGGCGACTTGCACGTGGCGCGCAGCAGGTTCGTCAAAGGTCGAGCTGATGACTTCGCCTTTGACCGAGCGGTCCATGTCGGTGACCTCTTCGGGGCGTTCATCGATCAACAACACGATCAAATAGCTCTCCGGGTGGTTGGCCGCCAAAGCGTGGGCAATGTTTTGCAACATGACGGTTTTACCGGTGCGCGGCGGTGCCACGACCAGGGCGCGCTGGCCCTTACCGATGGGCGTGATCAAATCCATAATGCGCCCGGTGTAGTCTTTGCTTTCCGGGTTATCGACTTCCATCATCAAACGCTCGTCCGGATACAGCGGCGTTAAGTTGTCGAAGTTGATGCGATGACGCACCGCGCCTGGATCTTCGAAGTTGATGGTGTTGACTTTGAGCAAGGCAAAATACCGCTCGCCATCTTTGGGAGAGCGGATTTCGCCCTCAACCGTATCGCCCGTGCGCAAACCGAATTTGCGGACTTGGCTGGGGGAGACATAAATATCGTCCGGACCGGCCAAATAGTTGGCTTCCGGTGAGCGCAAGAAACCGAACCCGTCTTGCAAAACTTCCAAAACGCCTTCGCCGTAAATCGACGTGCCTTGTTCGGCGGAGCGTTTCAAAATGGCGAACATCATGTCTTGCTTGCGCAAAGAGCTCGCGTTTTCGATTTCCAATTCTTCGGCAAAAGCCAAAAGATCGGCGGGTGATTTCTTTTTCAGTTCTTTGAGATTCATAGCTGAACCCTAAATTTAATCTTGGATGGGGATATTCAAAAACACAATAACTTCAACAAGTTGTCGCGAATGAAAAGGTGAGAAACCGTCTGTATTGGGAAGGGAAATTTTTTGTCAGACGGGAAAAACAGCCGCTTTTTGTGAGACGATTTAAAACAACGTCCAAGTTCGGTCTGTTTGGTTGGTCCCCCACACATACCCGAACACGATTTTGAAGTCCAGCGAGATTTGGTATTAAGCTAAACGTCAGAACGGTTTGACGATGACAAAAATGACAATGCCGATCATTAAGAGTGTCGGCACTTCGTTGGCGACGCGATAAAAGACTTCCGGTTTTTCGTTTGCATCTACGGCGAACCAAACGCGCCATTTCATCATGAAAAAGTGCGAAACCGACAACAAAATCACCATGGTCAATTTTGCATGTACCCATGGCTCATCCCAAGCGTCCAGACTGTAAAACATCCACAACCCCAAAACCCAAGACACAACAGCTGCCGGGGTCATGATCGCGCGCAAAAGACGCCGTTCCATGATTTTAAAGGTTTCGGATTGGGTCGAACCCACTTGGGATTGGGTGTGATAGACAAACAGGCGCGGCAGATACAGCAAGCCTGCCATCCAAGAAATCACAGCAATCACGTGTAAGGCTTTGACCCAGTTGTAGGCATCACCGCTCAACATGAGGAAATCTTCCATGGTGCTTTTCTGTCCATCACTCGTTTCAATGTGGCAGGGAGTTTACCCGTTCTTTGAACATTAGCAAGTTGCGGGACAGGCTATGGCTTTGATGTCGCATTTGCGCGTCACATCGCCGCCTGGACACAGACCTTGGGACTGGCCCCGCGCACGCTGTACCAGCTGAGCCAAACCTTGAATGAAAGCCGGGTGGGTGCCAACCGCAGGCACGCGTTCGTAGACGCTCACACCTTTTTCATTGGCCAGATCTTTGTATTCGATATCGAGCTCAACCAGGGTTTCGGAATGTTCGGACACAAAGGCAATGGGTAAAATCACCAAGGCTTTTCCGTCTTGTCCAGCGCGTTCGATCTCATCGTCCGTAGAGGGTCCGATCCATTCCAAAGGACCCACGCGGCTTTGGTAAGACACCAAGCCGTCTTCTATGGGTTTACCAATTTTGCGCTCATAGGCTGTTTTGATCCGATCCGCGCCCAGTTCCACTTGGTCAGGGTACGGATCCCCCTTTTTCTCCACCAGCTTTTTCGGCAAGCCATGGGCGGAAAACAGAACTCGCACGTTCTCACCACCCGTTTGGTTTTGTGCTGTCTCCATGGATCTACTCAACAGATCGACTTGCGCGTCCACCCAACCTTGATCGATGGGATAACAACAAATGCGTTTGGTTGGCACTGCGAGGCCAATTTTTTTCGCCGCCTGATCCCAATCTTCGAACGAACTTTCCGTCGTCGAGGTGGAATACTGAGGATAAAGCGGCAACATAACGATTTCATCAGGCGCAAAGGCTTTGACGTCCTTGGCGGTCTCGGCGCTCATGGGGTGCCAATAGCGCATGCAGACAAACGCTTTGACCTCAAGCCCTTCATCCAATGCCGACAGCGCCCTTTCCAGCGCACGGGCTTGTTCATTGGTCAAATCCAACAAAGGTGATTTGCCGCCCAGGTGTTTGTAGATGTCTTGGGCAATGGGCGCGCGGCGCGAAGATATCAGCTTTGCCAAAACCCAACGGATCGGCAACGGCGCACCGATGATGGCCGGATCCATGAACAGATTGAACAAAAAAGGCTGAACGGATTCCAATTTGTCCGGACCGCCCAAATTGAACAAAACAATGGCCACACGCTTCATGCGCAAAGCTCCAATTTAAATTTCACCCTCAAACTTCACCCCGCACCAAGGCACACAAACGTTCCACATGTTCCGGCGGCGTTTGCGGAACAATGCCGTGTCCCAAGTTGAAAATAAAGGGACCTTGACCCAAAATATCAAGGATGCGTTTCACTTCTGCGTCCATGGCGTCACCGCCAGCTACCAACAATAAATTGTCCAGCGTACCTTGAACCGTGGTTAAGGGCTGAAGCGTATCGCGTACCCATTCCAGTGGCAGCGTGTGATCCAGACCGACGCCGTCCACTTTGGTTTCGCGCACATAATTTTCATACAGCGGACCAGCTCCACGCGGAAAACCAATAATCGGCGTGTCGGGATGAACCGCTTTAACTCGTTCGACAATCTTGGCCATGGGCTCCATAGACCACTGGTAAAATTGCTTTTCAGACAACACACCGGCCCAACTGTCGAACACCTGCAGACATTCAGCGCCGCGGTTAACCTGTTCAATGAGATATTTCGACGTGCTGTCGACCAACAAATCGATCAAGCGCTGGAAAAACACAGGATCGGAATACGCGATGGAGCGAATTTCTTCGTAAGTTTTAGACCCCTTACCCTCAACCATGTAGGTCGCCACCGTCCAGGGTGCGCCGGCAAAACCGATCAGAGCGGTGGTTTCGGGGATCTCTTGGGAAAGCCTGTGCACCGTGGTGTAAACCGGATCTAAATGATCGTGCAGTCGGCTGGGGTCCAGCGTGGCGTCCAACTCGGCTTCGTTTTTAATAGGCTCCAACTGTGGGCCTTGTCCGGTGACGAACTCGACCTTTTGACCCAAAGCATCTGGAATAACCAAAATGTCGGAAAACAAGATGGCAGCGTCGAAATTATAACGGCGCAGGGGCTGAAGCGTCACTTCAACCGCCAAATCGGGGGTATAACAAAAATGCAGGAAGTTTTTCGCAGTCGAGCGCGTTTCGCGGTATTCCGGCAAATAGCGCCCGGCTTGACGCATGAGCCACATGGGGGGCGGAGAAAGCGTGTCACCTTGAAGGGCTTGGAGGAAGCGTTTGGTCACGTATGAGTTCCCTGTGAAAGACGGAGTGATATCCTGAATTTTGGTAAGTTATCCCGAAATCGAGCGCTCTTAACAAACAATATATTTTTATAAATAAAAAGGATGTTGTTGTTGTTGTAGCGTGGATAACGGGGATTTCTTTTTGTGCACGGCTTTTACCCGGTTTCATACACAAGGTGTTGTGCATTCGGGCCTATCATTGTGCACATGCACAAAACAACTGTCTTTAAGTCGTTGGTGTAATGTAAAACTTTTGCAAAATGAAACCTGTGAATCCTGGGGAGCAGTGTGCTAAAACAGCCCCGGTTTGGGAGATGTCCTGTGCACGTGGAGAATGTTGTACACTGGTGATCACCAACAGAAGAAGTCGCGGGTTATCCCGGTAAAACAAAGACGCTTTTATTTTGTCCTGTTTTGTCCACATTTTATCCTGGCTTAAATTGCCGTTTTTAGCTTCAAGGTTCTGGCTTGATGACGACTTTAATTCTGCACAAAATTTCCGACAGCACCGGTGAAACCCTGGATGTGGTGGCGCGGGCGTGTTTGGTGCAGTTTCCCGACATGGAAGTGGTGGAAAAGCGCTGGACCATGGTCCGCACCGCGGCCCAGCTCGATGAAATTTTGCAAGACATTCAAGCCAACCCAGGTTTTGTGATTTTTACCCTGGTGGACGACGATTTGTCTGAAAAAATTTCGCTGGGGTGTAAAAAGCTCAAAGTCCCCTGCATTGATTT from Magnetovibrio sp. PR-2 includes the following:
- a CDS encoding quinone oxidoreductase family protein, which gives rise to MGKAVQVHEYGGPEVMKLEMVDVPNPGPGEVQIRHTAIGLNFIDVYMRTGLYPLPQLPSGLGLEGSGFIADVGEGVQGFDVGDRVAYATPPVGAYAELRNVSPEKLVKLPDAIDDKTAAAMMLQGMTAQYLLRQTYEVKPGDTILMHAAAGGVGLIVCQWAKHLGATVIGTVGSPEKAELAKAHGCNHTILYRDENFKDRVQDITDGAGVEVVYDSIGKDTFMGGLECLKPRGMMVTYGNASGPVDEFSPAILGPLGSLYVTRPTLFSYTHDTASTNAMANELFDVVQSGKVKIEIHQEYLLSDIAKAHEDLEARKTTGSTVILPM
- the hemH gene encoding ferrochelatase: MKRVAIVLFNLGGPDKLESVQPFLFNLFMDPAIIGAPLPIRWVLAKLISSRRAPIAQDIYKHLGGKSPLLDLTNEQARALERALSALDEGLEVKAFVCMRYWHPMSAETAKDVKAFAPDEIVMLPLYPQYSTSTTESSFEDWDQAAKKIGLAVPTKRICCYPIDQGWVDAQVDLLSRSMETAQNQTGGENVRVLFSAHGLPKKLVEKKGDPYPDQVELGADRIKTAYERKIGKPIEDGLVSYQSRVGPLEWIGPSTDDEIERAGQDGKALVILPIAFVSEHSETLVELDIEYKDLANEKGVSVYERVPAVGTHPAFIQGLAQLVQRARGQSQGLCPGGDVTRKCDIKAIACPATC
- the hemE gene encoding uroporphyrinogen decarboxylase, producing MTPSFTGNSYVTKRFLQALQGDTLSPPPMWLMRQAGRYLPEYRETRSTAKNFLHFCYTPDLAVEVTLQPLRRYNFDAAILFSDILVIPDALGQKVEFVTGQGPQLEPIKNEAELDATLDPSRLHDHLDPVYTTVHRLSQEIPETTALIGFAGAPWTVATYMVEGKGSKTYEEIRSIAYSDPVFFQRLIDLLVDSTSKYLIEQVNRGAECLQVFDSWAGVLSEKQFYQWSMEPMAKIVERVKAVHPDTPIIGFPRGAGPLYENYVRETKVDGVGLDHTLPLEWVRDTLQPLTTVQGTLDNLLLVAGGDAMDAEVKRILDILGQGPFIFNLGHGIVPQTPPEHVERLCALVRGEV
- the rho gene encoding transcription termination factor Rho translates to MNLKELKKKSPADLLAFAEELEIENASSLRKQDMMFAILKRSAEQGTSIYGEGVLEVLQDGFGFLRSPEANYLAGPDDIYVSPSQVRKFGLRTGDTVEGEIRSPKDGERYFALLKVNTINFEDPGAVRHRINFDNLTPLYPDERLMMEVDNPESKDYTGRIMDLITPIGKGQRALVVAPPRTGKTVMLQNIAHALAANHPESYLIVLLIDERPEEVTDMDRSVKGEVISSTFDEPAARHVQVAEMVIQKAKRLVEHKRDVIILLDSITRLARAYNTVVPSSGKVLTGGVDANALQRPKRFFGAARNIEEGGSMTIIATALIDTGSRMDEVIFEEFKGTGNSEIILDRKVSDKRIFPAIDITKSGTRKEELLVDKGTLSKMWVLRRILMPMGVTDAMEFLMSKMRETKNNDDFFETMNT
- the hemJ gene encoding protoporphyrinogen oxidase HemJ, with protein sequence MEDFLMLSGDAYNWVKALHVIAVISWMAGLLYLPRLFVYHTQSQVGSTQSETFKIMERRLLRAIMTPAAVVSWVLGLWMFYSLDAWDEPWVHAKLTMVILLSVSHFFMMKWRVWFAVDANEKPEVFYRVANEVPTLLMIGIVIFVIVKPF